In Penaeus vannamei isolate JL-2024 unplaced genomic scaffold, ASM4276789v1 unanchor4385, whole genome shotgun sequence, one genomic interval encodes:
- the LOC138861308 gene encoding uncharacterized protein, whose amino-acid sequence MTQDDQKQSVATQDDQKNDPRSPETTHDYQRRPKNDPGSSKTTRKTTQDHLKRPRITQDDPKTTQDHPRRPLNDPGSPKTTLKRPRITQDDPKTTQDHPRRPEKRPKMTRNEPGSPKKTQKRPRITQEDPKTTQDHPRRPKNDPGSPKKTQKRPRITQEDPKTTQDHPRRPKNDPGSPKKTQKRPRITQEDPKTTQDHLRQPKNDPGSPKTTQKRPRITQEDPKTTQDHPRRPKNDPGSPKKTQKRPRITQEDPKTTQDHLRQPKNDPGSPKKTEKRPRIT is encoded by the coding sequence ATGACGCAAGACGACCAGAAACAATCCGTGGCAACCCAAGACGACCAAAAAAACGACCCAAGATCACCCGAAACGACCCATGATTACCAAAGACGACCCAAAAACGACCCAGGATCAAGCAAGACGACCCGAAAAACGACCCAAGATCACCTGAAACGACCCAGGATCACCCAAGACGACCCAAAAACGACCCAGGATCACCCAAGACGACCCTTAAACGACCCAGGATCACCCAAGACGACCCTTAAACGACCCAGGATCACCCAAGACGACCCAAAAACGACCCAGGATCACCCAAGAAGACCCGAAAAACGACCCAAGATGACCCGAAATGAGCCAGGATCACCCAAGAAGACCCAAAAACGACCCAGGATCACCCAAGAAGACCCAAAAACGACCCAGGATCACCCAAGAAGACCCAAAAACGACCCAGGATCACCCAAGAAGACCCAAAAACGACCCAGGATCACCCAAGAAGACCCAAAAACGACCCAGGATCACCCAAGAAGACCCAAAAACGACCCAGGATCACCCAAGAAGACCCAAAAACGACCCAGGATCACGCAAGAAGACCCAAAAACGACCCAGGATCACCTAAGACAACCCAAAAACGACCCAGGATCACCTAAGACAACCCAAAAACGACCCAGGATCACCCAAGAAGACCCAAAAACGACCCAGGATCACCCAAGAAGACCCAAAAACGACCCAGGATCACCCAAGAAGACCCAAAAACGACCCAGGATCACGCAAGAAGACCCAAAAACGACCCAGGATCACCTAAGACAACCCAAAAACGACCCAGGATCACCCAAGAAGACCGAAAAACGACCCAGGATCACCTAA